In Candidatus Aminicenantes bacterium, the sequence GTGATGGTATAGTCACACTATAGTTACACGATGGTTTCAGCTATTTCATTCTGACGCTGAAACCATCTAGTGTAACTAGTGTGACTAATCTTCCAGCTCCAGCGCTGCCAGGAAGGCTTCCTGGGGAATGTCGATCTTGCCGATGCGCTTCATGCGCTTCTTGCCTTTTTTCTGCTTTTCCAGCAGCTTCATCTTGCGGCTGATGTCGCCGCCGTAGCACTTGGCCAGGACGTTCTTGCGCAGGGCCTTGACCACGGTCTTGGCGATGACCCGCTTGTTGATCGCCGCCTGGATGACGACCTCGAAGAGCTGGCGCGGGATGACCGCCTTCATCTTGCTGGTCAGCAGGTTGCCGATGGTGTAGGCCTTGTCCTTGTGGACGATGACCGCCAAAGCGTCGACGATCTGCCCGTTGATCAGGATGTCGAGCTTGACGAGCTGGCCCTCGCGGTAGCCCGCGAGCTCGTAGTCGAGCGAAGCGTAGCCTTTCGTGCGCGTCTTGAGCTGGTCGAAGAAGTCGAGCACGATCTCGCTGAGCGGCAGCTTGTACTGCAACTGCACGCGCTCGGGCGAC encodes:
- a CDS encoding elongation factor 4; amino-acid sequence: SPERVQLQYKLPLSEIVLDFFDQLKTRTKGYASLDYELAGYREGQLVKLDILINGQIVDALAVIVHKDKAYTIGNLLTSKMKAVIPRQLFEVVIQAAINKRVIAKTVVKALRKNVLAKCYGGDISRKMKLLEKQKKGKKRMKRIGKIDIPQEAFLAALELED